The Pricia mediterranea genome includes a window with the following:
- a CDS encoding metal ABC transporter permease — MTSAQLEIQLIAALVAVACAIPGTFLVLRKMAMISDAISHSILVGIVLGFFITQDLNSPLLILLAALTGVITVVLVEFIQKTGLVKEDTAIGLVFPALFSIGVILIAKNANDVHLDIDAVLLGELAFAPFDRIVLGGSDIGPKSLWVIGSILLITVALLLLFFKELKLSTFDKGLAATLGFSPIVIHYGLMTVSSITIVGAFDAVGAILVVALIIAPAATAYLLTDDLKRRLFLSCFFGVFGAIGGYWLAHALDASIAGSMTTVLGIVFLLVYLFAPKEGVFSVFLKERQQRKEVSLLVFLLHLQNHQDLKERHVNHLREHINWQKVQAQTVLDLAKKNNLIQIYDDIVSLTDKGREFTDEALRYITTNKETAIEELKERYFLFRG; from the coding sequence ATGACTAGTGCACAACTCGAAATACAGCTTATCGCAGCCTTGGTCGCCGTCGCCTGCGCCATTCCCGGCACTTTTTTAGTGCTAAGAAAAATGGCCATGATCAGCGATGCCATCAGCCATTCGATCCTGGTCGGTATCGTATTGGGTTTTTTTATTACGCAAGATCTGAATTCTCCCCTACTCATTTTACTGGCCGCCCTCACGGGTGTCATAACGGTCGTTTTGGTGGAGTTTATACAAAAAACCGGACTTGTGAAAGAAGATACTGCCATCGGGCTGGTCTTTCCGGCCCTCTTCAGTATAGGGGTCATCTTGATCGCAAAAAATGCCAACGATGTGCATCTTGATATCGATGCCGTACTTTTGGGCGAACTTGCTTTCGCCCCCTTTGACAGGATTGTCTTGGGAGGTTCGGATATCGGACCTAAATCCCTTTGGGTCATCGGTTCGATCTTGCTTATAACCGTTGCATTATTGCTCCTGTTCTTTAAAGAGCTCAAGCTAAGCACCTTTGACAAGGGGTTGGCGGCCACATTGGGCTTCTCTCCGATCGTCATCCATTACGGTCTTATGACGGTATCCTCTATTACGATAGTCGGGGCGTTCGATGCGGTAGGTGCCATCTTGGTCGTGGCCCTGATCATCGCCCCGGCCGCTACCGCGTACCTGCTTACCGACGATTTAAAGCGCAGGTTGTTCCTGAGCTGCTTCTTCGGTGTCTTTGGCGCCATCGGCGGATATTGGCTCGCCCACGCCCTTGACGCATCCATCGCCGGCTCCATGACTACGGTGCTGGGAATCGTTTTCCTTCTGGTATATCTATTTGCACCAAAAGAGGGTGTCTTTTCGGTTTTCCTAAAAGAGCGGCAGCAGCGCAAAGAAGTCTCCCTACTCGTGTTCCTATTACATCTGCAAAACCATCAGGACCTTAAAGAACGCCATGTAAACCACCTACGCGAGCACATCAACTGGCAGAAAGTACAGGCGCAAACGGTGCTGGACCTCGCCAAAAAGAACAATTTGATCCAAATCTACGACGACATCGTTTCCCTGACGGACAAGGGAAGGGAGTTTACGGACGAGGCCTTGCGCTATATTACCACGAACAAAGAAACCGCAATCGAGGAGTTGAAGGAAAGGTATTTTTTGTTTCGGGGATAA
- a CDS encoding efflux RND transporter periplasmic adaptor subunit, with amino-acid sequence MNILSKYMIIGVALTLFNLMACGDSVSETDQNREDDPVGEINDHPTGENGSNGETKGMLLTSQQFEALQMEVGPLQMRKMGGYVEANGQLEVPPQSEATITSVIGANIVAIEVIEGDKVDKGQTVAYLSHPNIIQKQTDYLNAYSNSRYLKKEFDRQERLYGAGVGSGANFQKSEAEYETSRSRARGLAAQLHQLSISPSGVREGTIYQRIALRSPIAGHVQKVNIKTGQYVEPQTNLMQVVDTHHVHADLMVFEKDVYKIEEGQKVTFSVQSVPGKELTAEIYSVGKTFEQDAKALHVHAEIENKQGNLIPGMYIQGRIQTNDAMTEAIPESAIASDGERSFVFMAVQEVDAWRFVPTEVVLGMQDGNWAEVTFLETQASDARYAQNNAYYLMAEMKKGEAEHPH; translated from the coding sequence ATGAATATTCTATCCAAATACATGATTATAGGAGTAGCGCTGACGCTTTTCAATCTTATGGCCTGCGGCGATTCCGTATCAGAAACGGATCAAAACCGCGAAGATGACCCCGTTGGAGAAATCAACGACCACCCTACAGGGGAAAATGGTTCCAATGGGGAAACGAAGGGCATGCTGTTGACCTCTCAACAATTTGAGGCTTTACAAATGGAGGTCGGTCCCTTGCAAATGCGCAAAATGGGCGGCTACGTCGAAGCCAACGGCCAACTTGAGGTCCCGCCCCAGAGCGAAGCGACCATTACATCTGTCATAGGGGCGAACATCGTCGCCATCGAGGTTATCGAGGGCGATAAGGTCGATAAAGGGCAGACGGTCGCCTATCTGTCGCATCCGAATATCATTCAAAAGCAGACGGATTATTTGAATGCGTACAGCAACAGCCGCTATCTAAAAAAGGAATTCGACCGGCAAGAACGGCTCTACGGGGCCGGAGTAGGTAGCGGCGCCAATTTCCAAAAGTCCGAAGCGGAATATGAGACATCCCGAAGCAGGGCCCGGGGACTGGCGGCCCAATTGCATCAATTGAGTATAAGTCCATCTGGGGTACGTGAAGGCACCATCTATCAGCGGATCGCCTTGCGCAGCCCGATAGCCGGCCACGTGCAAAAAGTCAACATAAAAACCGGGCAGTACGTCGAACCTCAGACCAATCTTATGCAGGTGGTGGACACCCACCATGTACATGCCGACTTGATGGTGTTCGAAAAGGACGTTTACAAGATCGAAGAGGGTCAAAAGGTCACTTTTAGCGTACAATCGGTTCCCGGAAAGGAGCTGACCGCCGAGATATATTCGGTGGGAAAAACCTTCGAACAAGATGCTAAGGCCTTGCACGTGCACGCCGAAATCGAGAACAAGCAGGGCAATCTAATCCCCGGCATGTACATTCAGGGCCGTATTCAAACGAACGATGCCATGACAGAGGCAATTCCAGAAAGCGCTATTGCCTCCGATGGGGAGCGGAGTTTTGTTTTCATGGCCGTACAGGAAGTTGATGCTTGGCGCTTTGTGCCGACCGAGGTGGTGCTGGGGATGCAGGATGGGAATTGGGCCGAGGTTACATTTTTGGAGACCCAGGCTTCCGATGCCCGGTACGCTCAAAATAATGCGTACTATCTTATGGCGGAAATGAAAAAAGGAGAAGCGGAGCATCCCCACTAG
- a CDS encoding CusA/CzcA family heavy metal efflux RND transporter yields MINRIIDFSIHNKFSIGLLTLVLIVGGIWSMTQVPIDAVPDITNNQVQVITQAPNLGTEDIEQFVTYPVEVAMSNLPDVKEIRSVSRFGLSVVTIVFDDAVGTFLPRQLVSEKLIEVREEIPEGFGTPSMGPIATGLSEIFQYTLEVDEGYGYNATELRTMQDWIVRRQMAMVPGVVEVNAFGGNKKQYEVSVDPQELRAIGITISDVFSALKNNNRNTGGAYIERNHQANFIRGEGLARSISDIESIVVKSEAGVPFKIKDVGEVTIGSAVRYGALTKNGQGEAVGGMILMLKGANSNEVIENVKERMEQIQQSLPEGVRIEPFLDRSELIAETTGTVTGNLMEGGLVVIFVLVLLLGNWRGGLIVASTIPLSLLFAFIMMNVFDVWANLMSLGAIDFGIIVDGSVIIVEAMVFMMMGYVKKRRTEGEGPLNIQSTKDKIAAKASKKMMNTAFFGQLIILIVFLPILALEGVEGKMFRPMALTFIFAMIGAMLLCLTYVPMVSALFLRLPSSKAIPGKNETRGTLTQDEAKPKRNYSDRFVNWVGRKYEPLLVRSLRYRKRVVGVALALFALAILVLSQLGGEFIPQLDEGDIAFHALLKPGSSLSETIEVTTKVEQIVKAEFPEAKSVISRIGVADVPTDPMPMDIADIFVILKPRDEWTSAESKEELVDKIKTAVSILPGVNYEFTQPIEMRFNELLTGVREDVAVKLFGEDLDVLAAKAEEMGRIIATVPGVADLKVEATAGLPQINVEYNRNKLAQYGLDIDQINTLVKAAFAGAKAGVIFEGEKRFDLVVRLNQENRESIEDLENLFINLPNGAHIPLREIADIHYAPGPMQISRDNTNRRTYVGINIRDRDVESVVEDIQTKLEARFDLPAGYYIRYGGAFENLERASNRLQTVVPIALFLIFILIYFALKSLSQTLMIYLAIPMATIGGVFALWLRDMPFSISAGVGFIVLFGVAVLNGLVLISGLNELKEEGVADLKDRIVQGTKRRIRPIMLTALTDILGFMPMAISMSAGAEVQRPLATVVIGGLITSTLLTLFVLPIFYQYVEKRSERKANSNPKFVTAVVVAGLFLCPSLLPAQEIGKQEALPEISLHKAVEMAKANYPLLKTKRLEVHRQNAFDATAYDLGTTRVFTGGEELSDERGTYTLVGVGQNNIDLFGIGAKKRLQKQRVALAETALDLTMLQVEREVKRAWSQAHRKRRTWELYKELDSIYTRFEKAVELNYEVEAISRLERSSAVNQALQIKNKLLLAKKEFAVALQQLNLWLVLPGDGKNTQTYYSVPDTFDDDGMGLLETEMGLEDHPELEISRNRKAEAEASYRAARADLLPDFNLEAGFQKINDQGGFYKYQAGISIPLLSGTERSRAKAAKIDIDIATVNSDFARRQLHSDYQAAVQSYTTWKSAWHFFEQEALPLAEQQREGALLAYTEGAVDYPAFTQIIRDAIKTEIDALEALDNYLLSVFELHYFRAVPDTPETRD; encoded by the coding sequence ATGATCAATCGAATCATTGATTTTTCCATTCACAATAAATTTAGTATCGGGCTCCTTACCTTAGTGCTCATTGTAGGGGGAATTTGGAGCATGACCCAGGTCCCCATCGATGCCGTGCCCGACATCACGAACAATCAGGTACAGGTCATCACCCAAGCCCCTAATCTGGGCACCGAAGATATCGAGCAATTTGTCACCTACCCCGTAGAAGTGGCCATGAGCAATTTGCCCGACGTCAAGGAAATCCGTTCCGTCTCGCGGTTCGGGCTCTCTGTAGTTACCATTGTATTCGATGATGCGGTCGGCACCTTTCTTCCGAGACAATTGGTTTCCGAAAAGCTTATCGAGGTCAGGGAAGAGATTCCCGAGGGCTTCGGAACGCCTTCCATGGGTCCTATTGCAACGGGCTTGAGTGAAATATTCCAATATACGCTTGAAGTGGATGAGGGCTATGGGTATAATGCTACCGAGTTGCGTACGATGCAAGATTGGATCGTACGCAGGCAGATGGCGATGGTGCCCGGGGTCGTGGAGGTCAATGCATTCGGCGGGAACAAAAAGCAATACGAGGTGAGCGTTGACCCACAAGAGCTCCGTGCTATCGGGATTACGATTTCCGACGTATTCTCCGCTTTGAAAAATAACAACCGAAATACGGGCGGGGCGTATATCGAGCGTAACCATCAGGCCAATTTTATCCGCGGCGAGGGCCTGGCGAGAAGCATATCGGATATCGAGAGTATTGTGGTCAAGTCCGAGGCGGGAGTTCCGTTCAAGATAAAGGATGTCGGTGAGGTTACCATCGGCAGCGCCGTACGCTACGGGGCGCTGACAAAGAATGGACAAGGCGAGGCCGTTGGGGGAATGATCCTCATGTTGAAGGGCGCCAATTCGAACGAGGTCATTGAGAACGTGAAGGAAAGAATGGAACAGATCCAACAATCCCTACCCGAAGGGGTGCGGATCGAACCTTTTCTGGACCGGAGCGAACTGATTGCGGAAACTACCGGCACGGTGACCGGAAATCTAATGGAAGGGGGCCTGGTCGTAATTTTCGTTCTGGTGTTGCTATTGGGCAATTGGCGGGGCGGCCTGATCGTAGCCTCCACCATCCCCTTGTCTCTTTTGTTCGCTTTTATCATGATGAACGTGTTCGATGTGTGGGCCAACCTGATGAGCCTGGGCGCCATCGATTTTGGTATTATCGTTGACGGTTCGGTCATCATCGTTGAGGCCATGGTATTTATGATGATGGGTTACGTTAAAAAACGCCGGACCGAGGGGGAGGGCCCTTTAAATATCCAATCCACAAAGGATAAAATCGCCGCAAAAGCTTCTAAAAAAATGATGAACACCGCTTTTTTCGGCCAGTTGATCATTTTGATCGTGTTTTTACCCATTTTGGCCCTTGAAGGGGTCGAGGGCAAGATGTTCCGCCCGATGGCCCTGACCTTTATCTTTGCGATGATCGGGGCCATGCTGTTATGCCTGACCTACGTGCCCATGGTATCCGCCCTGTTTTTGAGGTTGCCATCGAGTAAAGCGATCCCTGGGAAAAATGAAACACGAGGGACTCTCACTCAAGACGAAGCCAAACCGAAGCGAAACTATAGCGATCGTTTTGTGAATTGGGTTGGCCGCAAGTACGAGCCATTATTGGTCAGGTCGCTGCGCTATCGGAAAAGGGTAGTCGGGGTTGCCCTGGCCCTTTTTGCCTTGGCGATTCTTGTTCTTAGCCAGTTGGGGGGTGAATTCATTCCCCAGTTGGATGAAGGGGATATCGCTTTCCACGCCCTGTTGAAACCCGGTAGTTCCCTCTCCGAGACGATTGAGGTCACCACAAAGGTGGAACAGATCGTCAAAGCGGAATTTCCAGAGGCGAAATCGGTAATCAGTCGAATCGGGGTAGCCGATGTACCTACGGACCCCATGCCGATGGACATCGCCGATATCTTTGTCATTCTAAAGCCTCGCGATGAGTGGACCTCCGCCGAAAGCAAGGAAGAATTGGTCGATAAGATCAAAACTGCGGTCAGCATTCTTCCCGGCGTAAATTATGAGTTTACCCAGCCCATCGAAATGCGGTTTAACGAACTGCTGACCGGGGTACGCGAAGATGTTGCCGTTAAACTGTTCGGGGAAGACCTCGACGTGCTGGCCGCAAAGGCGGAGGAAATGGGCAGGATCATCGCGACGGTGCCCGGGGTGGCCGATCTTAAGGTGGAAGCTACCGCCGGCCTACCTCAGATCAACGTTGAATACAACAGGAACAAATTGGCGCAGTATGGCCTTGATATCGATCAAATCAATACTTTGGTGAAAGCCGCATTCGCCGGTGCGAAGGCGGGGGTGATTTTTGAAGGAGAGAAACGGTTTGATCTGGTCGTCCGGTTGAACCAAGAAAACCGTGAGAGCATAGAGGACTTGGAAAATCTTTTCATCAACCTGCCCAACGGCGCTCACATCCCATTACGGGAAATCGCCGATATCCATTATGCCCCCGGTCCGATGCAGATCAGTCGGGACAATACCAACCGGCGTACGTACGTAGGGATCAACATCCGGGACCGCGATGTGGAATCCGTCGTGGAGGATATCCAAACCAAATTGGAAGCCCGGTTCGATCTTCCCGCCGGCTATTACATTCGATACGGGGGTGCGTTCGAAAACCTGGAACGGGCTAGTAATCGGTTGCAAACGGTCGTACCCATTGCCCTGTTCCTCATATTCATACTCATCTACTTCGCCCTAAAGTCGCTATCGCAGACCCTTATGATCTATTTGGCCATTCCGATGGCCACCATTGGCGGGGTGTTTGCGCTATGGCTGCGCGATATGCCGTTCAGTATTTCGGCGGGAGTGGGATTTATCGTGCTCTTCGGGGTGGCGGTGCTCAACGGATTGGTACTGATCAGCGGCTTGAACGAGCTCAAGGAAGAGGGCGTAGCCGATCTAAAAGACCGTATCGTACAGGGCACCAAACGAAGGATTCGCCCGATTATGTTGACGGCACTGACCGATATTCTTGGCTTTATGCCCATGGCGATCTCGATGTCTGCAGGAGCAGAGGTACAGCGGCCCCTGGCGACTGTTGTGATCGGCGGCCTGATTACGTCCACCCTGCTGACCCTTTTCGTGCTTCCTATTTTTTATCAGTATGTCGAGAAGCGTTCGGAGCGGAAGGCGAATAGCAATCCTAAATTTGTAACCGCCGTGGTCGTGGCCGGGCTTTTCCTTTGTCCCTCCCTACTGCCCGCACAAGAGATCGGAAAACAGGAGGCCCTGCCCGAAATTTCCCTGCATAAGGCCGTTGAAATGGCCAAAGCGAACTATCCGTTGCTTAAAACAAAGCGCTTGGAAGTACATCGGCAAAACGCCTTTGACGCAACCGCCTACGACCTTGGCACTACCCGGGTATTTACAGGTGGCGAGGAACTCTCCGATGAAAGGGGCACGTACACGCTCGTCGGGGTAGGACAAAATAATATCGATCTTTTCGGTATCGGGGCTAAGAAACGCTTGCAAAAACAACGGGTCGCTTTGGCAGAGACGGCCCTTGATCTTACCATGCTACAGGTTGAACGGGAAGTAAAAAGGGCATGGTCGCAAGCCCATCGTAAACGCCGGACATGGGAATTGTACAAGGAACTGGATTCGATATACACCCGGTTTGAAAAGGCGGTCGAACTCAATTACGAGGTGGAGGCCATCTCACGATTGGAACGTTCATCCGCCGTAAATCAGGCCTTACAGATCAAGAACAAGCTGCTACTGGCTAAAAAAGAGTTCGCCGTTGCCCTGCAGCAACTCAACCTTTGGCTGGTCTTGCCTGGCGACGGGAAAAATACCCAAACCTATTATTCCGTGCCCGATACGTTTGACGATGATGGAATGGGATTGCTGGAGACGGAAATGGGTTTGGAGGACCATCCCGAGCTCGAAATATCCCGTAACCGGAAGGCCGAGGCCGAAGCCAGTTATCGGGCCGCCCGTGCCGATCTGTTACCTGATTTCAACCTGGAGGCGGGATTTCAAAAAATCAACGATCAAGGAGGATTTTACAAGTATCAGGCAGGCATCTCAATTCCCCTCCTCTCCGGTACGGAACGAAGCCGGGCGAAGGCCGCGAAGATCGATATCGACATCGCCACGGTCAATTCGGATTTCGCCCGTCGCCAACTTCACTCGGACTATCAAGCGGCCGTCCAGTCCTATACTACGTGGAAATCCGCTTGGCATTTCTTCGAGCAAGAAGCCTTGCCGCTGGCGGAGCAACAACGCGAAGGGGCCTTGCTGGCCTATACCGAAGGCGCGGTCGATTATCCCGCATTCACGCAAATTATCCGGGATGCCATAAAGACAGAGATCGACGCCTTGGAGGCCCTTGACAATTATTTATTATCCGTATTCGAACTACACTATTTTAGAGCTGTACCAGATACTCCGGAAACAAGGGACTAA
- a CDS encoding DUF6660 family protein, which translates to MKMLGLILSIYFLALNVLPCQDEPVTEDSTQTELVQDQGVGHDHSPCTSDLCSPFCGCHCCHTHSTKFELVGYDPYQPAFPQADFAHFDSAGNDFPHSLFQPPRA; encoded by the coding sequence ATGAAAATGTTGGGCCTGATCTTGTCTATATATTTCTTGGCGCTCAATGTGCTGCCCTGTCAAGACGAACCGGTAACCGAAGATTCGACCCAGACCGAGCTGGTGCAAGATCAGGGTGTCGGTCATGATCATAGCCCCTGTACTTCCGATCTCTGCTCTCCTTTCTGCGGATGCCATTGTTGCCACACCCATAGTACCAAATTCGAGCTGGTCGGTTATGACCCTTACCAACCTGCTTTTCCACAAGCGGACTTCGCCCATTTCGATAGTGCGGGCAACGATTTTCCCCATTCACTTTTTCAACCTCCCCGGGCTTAA
- a CDS encoding BCCT family transporter, with translation MAKRIQRSDEKESIFGLKVNGPVFFISTFIIVLSVALTLIFHDGAESTFAYLQQAVAENADWFFILSINIFLIFLIFLALGKYGAIRIGGPRAKPEFKTLSWFAMLFSAGMGIGLLFFGVAEPVLHFSNPATTEPGSVAAASEAMDFTFLHWGFHAWAAYALVGLALAYFTYSRGLPLTIRSVFYPFLGNKIYGWIGDVIDIFAVLATLFGLATSLGFGVQQIASGMNFVFGMSDGIIAQITLIAVITAIATISVVLGVDKGVKVLSEWNMRIAVLLLVLAVVLGPTIFIFRSFVENTGSYLFNFIKTATWSETYSQSNWQNDWTVFYWGWWIGWSPFVGMFIARISKGRTVREFILGVLLVPSLVTFFWMSAFGSVSIQQAMAGSGIVEAVNSDVSTALFVFFEDYPLAAAINIVAVVLIAGFFITSSDSGSLVIDSLTSGGKIEAPVGQRIFWAVIEGAVAAVLLLGGGLQALRSASIISGLPFALILLLMCFSLYKGLKEDFLKLKEKESEKERENYEEILSEIITKRNRIGETSEKKSASAKGE, from the coding sequence ATGGCAAAAAGAATACAGCGTAGCGATGAAAAAGAATCCATATTCGGACTAAAGGTCAACGGTCCCGTTTTCTTTATTTCTACCTTCATCATCGTTTTGAGTGTTGCCCTCACCCTTATATTCCACGACGGAGCGGAAAGTACCTTTGCCTACCTGCAGCAAGCGGTCGCAGAGAATGCGGACTGGTTCTTTATTCTATCCATAAACATTTTTTTGATTTTTTTGATTTTTCTTGCCTTGGGAAAATATGGGGCGATTCGGATAGGCGGACCCCGGGCGAAACCTGAGTTTAAGACCCTGTCCTGGTTTGCCATGCTTTTTAGCGCGGGCATGGGAATCGGGCTCCTGTTCTTCGGGGTGGCCGAACCGGTACTGCATTTTTCGAATCCGGCCACTACGGAACCCGGCTCGGTCGCGGCTGCAAGCGAAGCCATGGATTTCACTTTTCTGCACTGGGGCTTCCATGCCTGGGCAGCCTATGCGCTGGTGGGGCTGGCCCTGGCCTATTTCACCTATTCACGGGGCCTTCCATTGACGATCCGCTCCGTTTTTTATCCTTTCTTAGGGAATAAAATATACGGGTGGATAGGGGATGTCATCGACATTTTCGCCGTCTTGGCCACCTTGTTCGGCCTGGCCACATCGCTAGGCTTCGGAGTACAACAGATCGCCTCGGGGATGAATTTCGTTTTTGGGATGTCGGACGGTATAATCGCCCAAATTACGCTTATCGCGGTGATTACCGCTATCGCCACCATTTCGGTCGTCTTAGGGGTCGACAAAGGGGTAAAGGTATTGAGCGAGTGGAACATGCGCATTGCGGTGCTCCTGCTGGTTCTTGCCGTTGTCTTGGGGCCCACTATTTTTATCTTTAGGTCCTTTGTGGAGAATACGGGCAGCTATCTGTTCAACTTTATAAAGACGGCGACCTGGAGCGAGACCTATTCGCAAAGCAACTGGCAGAATGACTGGACGGTTTTTTACTGGGGCTGGTGGATCGGCTGGTCGCCCTTTGTGGGCATGTTCATCGCCCGTATCTCGAAGGGGCGTACCGTGCGGGAGTTCATTCTGGGCGTTCTTTTGGTGCCTTCTTTGGTGACCTTCTTCTGGATGTCCGCCTTTGGCAGTGTATCCATACAACAGGCCATGGCCGGGAGCGGCATTGTGGAAGCCGTAAACAGCGACGTATCGACGGCCCTTTTCGTATTCTTTGAAGATTACCCATTGGCGGCGGCCATCAATATAGTCGCCGTCGTCTTGATCGCCGGATTTTTTATTACTTCCTCGGATTCCGGTTCCCTGGTCATCGACAGCCTGACCTCAGGCGGTAAAATCGAGGCCCCTGTGGGCCAGCGTATCTTCTGGGCCGTCATCGAGGGGGCGGTGGCGGCGGTGCTACTATTGGGCGGGGGCCTACAGGCATTACGGAGCGCCTCGATTATATCGGGACTGCCCTTCGCCTTGATTCTATTGTTGATGTGTTTCTCGCTGTACAAAGGTCTGAAGGAAGATTTCTTAAAGTTGAAGGAAAAGGAATCCGAGAAAGAACGGGAGAATTACGAAGAAATTCTTTCCGAAATCATTACAAAAAGAAATCGCATCGGCGAGACCTCGGAGAAGAAATCGGCATCGGCCAAGGGGGAATAA
- a CDS encoding universal stress protein encodes MKHILVALDLSKMDESLIRYASFMAKTFPLEKVFFVHNIKKYELSELFSEQLKDIDLDKVVGDELNEKVEALFEAEMNWEVLISEDPYTESLINYIVNKFDIDVVLLGNKSSLKSTGTVSGKLLRLLKCDLLAVPKNAETAMKEIWVGTDFSQRSKKALRTAQTLQHIVSAKLTAAHVFNVPIHFSPYLTTDSMASKIERHVTDKCTRFIQNLEHPEGIRQRIIPGREPGIANSLITHAQRAGADLLVVTDKGNNPFSNLLIGSVTEDLFNQISDIPLWIAK; translated from the coding sequence ATGAAGCATATTTTGGTAGCGCTGGACCTCAGTAAAATGGATGAAAGCCTCATCCGCTATGCCTCGTTTATGGCGAAAACCTTTCCCCTCGAAAAAGTTTTTTTCGTTCATAATATCAAAAAATACGAGCTATCGGAGCTGTTTTCCGAACAATTGAAAGACATTGATCTTGATAAAGTGGTGGGCGATGAGCTCAACGAAAAAGTAGAAGCACTGTTCGAGGCCGAAATGAATTGGGAGGTGCTGATATCCGAAGATCCCTATACGGAATCCCTGATTAACTATATCGTAAATAAATTTGACATCGATGTGGTACTCCTAGGTAACAAAAGCAGCCTGAAAAGTACGGGTACCGTAAGCGGAAAGCTGTTGCGCCTGCTCAAATGCGACCTGTTGGCGGTACCTAAAAATGCTGAAACGGCAATGAAAGAGATATGGGTCGGAACCGATTTTTCTCAACGGTCGAAAAAGGCCTTGCGAACAGCCCAGACCCTTCAGCACATCGTTTCCGCCAAGCTTACGGCAGCGCATGTTTTTAATGTGCCTATCCATTTTTCACCCTACCTTACAACAGACAGCATGGCCTCAAAAATAGAAAGGCATGTTACCGATAAATGTACCCGATTCATACAAAATCTGGAACATCCGGAGGGCATTCGGCAGAGGATTATCCCCGGACGGGAGCCCGGAATCGCCAATAGCCTCATAACGCATGCCCAAAGGGCCGGTGCGGATCTGTTGGTAGTGACCGACAAGGGCAACAACCCCTTCTCCAATCTCTTGATCGGCAGTGTCACCGAAGATCTTTTCAACCAGATTTCGGATATTCCACTTTGGATAGCTAAGTAA
- a CDS encoding GbsR/MarR family transcriptional regulator encodes MINKTTMSTSDEKKQLIEEIGQINEERLGLSPLAARIYALLALSSYDGLTFDEIKDSIQASKSSTSVNLNVLTQLSHVEYYTKSGDRKRYFRVAKNYHKQALERSHQALERDIAMLDKLNSFNKLHYPEKFKKQKSIGSIVQQYYKEQQKLTKKTIEKLAEFGKG; translated from the coding sequence ATGATAAACAAAACAACCATGTCCACCTCCGACGAAAAAAAACAGCTCATTGAAGAAATCGGCCAGATCAACGAAGAACGGCTGGGACTATCCCCGTTGGCCGCCCGCATCTATGCGTTATTGGCATTATCTTCTTATGACGGACTCACTTTTGATGAAATCAAGGACAGTATTCAGGCCAGTAAGAGTTCGACTTCGGTCAACCTCAATGTACTTACCCAGTTGAGCCATGTCGAATACTATACGAAATCGGGTGATAGAAAACGCTACTTCAGGGTGGCCAAGAATTACCACAAACAGGCCTTGGAACGCTCCCATCAAGCTTTGGAAAGGGATATAGCCATGTTGGACAAGCTCAACAGCTTCAACAAACTCCACTATCCCGAAAAATTCAAAAAACAGAAATCCATCGGCAGCATCGTACAGCAGTACTATAAGGAACAGCAAAAATTGACGAAGAAGACCATCGAAAAGTTGGCCGAATTTGGGAAAGGGTGA